The sequence GTTGCGCACGATAAGCGAGGAAACGTCGCCCGTGTTGTACAGGTATCCGACACGGCCGGCTGTCGCGATGGCTCGCACACCCAGCTTGTGCTCGCCTTGCGCGCGCATCTTGTATCGAATGAGCCGGTCACCGACAATGAGGTCGTCCCCCGATATCTCCCCGAACCAAATCTTCGGCGTCGTCTTGCTATACACTGGAATGACCAGGTCGCCGCCGTGCGGCATCTGCACAAGGTTCCATAAACCGACCTGGGGCGTCTCCGACTTGTCCGCGCCCAGAAGTTCACGTTGCGTCTTGATGAATTCCAACTGCGTTAACTGCGTGTATCCCGCATACGCGACGCCCGACTGATCGACGTTCTTCTCGTAGCGCAGGGGATTCGCCGCAGGGACTACGCACTTGGAGATGCGAAGCTCGACGTCGCGGTTGGGTCGCGACAGATGCAGTTTCAGCTCGTTGACGAGATACTGTCTTCCGTCCTGCTCCACGACGCTGTAATTGCCGGGATCCAACTCGCGAGGTTGGAAGTAAGTGGATGTTTCCGGGTACTCGGGCAAGAAGATGTCCACTTCCGGCGCGAGCCAGGTGCGATCGCCGCCGGAGTTCTTCCATGCCGTGCTTGCGTAGAATTCTCTGGCCGTATCAACCGAAGCGAGCGCAGGATGTGTCCAGTAGAAATTCTCTTCGCTACCCACCGCAAACAACCCAAGAACGCGGCCGCCGTAGGGAAGCAGAAGCACGGTAGTGCCATCGGGGTTCGTGATCACCCGTGGCGGTTTGCCAACCTTGGTGAGCACTTCAATGAGTCTGGCCTTGGGAATTGGCACTATGCCCGCCTGTGCCTCGGCGGCTAACGCTGGAGACGCCACAGCCGCCATATACAAAGCGCCGGCGCCTTTCACGGACACTTCGAGAAACTCTCTGCGACTCTTCATGGCGAGACCCTCCCTTTCAATCAGGATTGCTTACGCTTCCACGAAGCCGATATCTCTTCTAAGGTACGTCCTTTTGTCTCCGGCAAGACCCACAGGCCGAAGAAGAAAGAGAAAATGCAGACTACGGTAAATAACCAGAACGCGCCGCCGACAGAACCGGTCATGCGCGTTGAATAGCCCGTGATGATGGGAAACACCCACGTCCCGCTGAGAATGGTGAACCATAGAAACGCTGTCGTAATCGATACCGCTTTGGCGCGCAGACGCGTTGGGAAAATCTCTGACATCATCAGCCACGGCAGCGGTCCAAGAGCCAACCCGTGGGGAATGGTGCAAAGAATGATCACGAGCAACACAAGGCCACCGCTAAGGTGGAAGTGGAAGACGGCTCCGGCCAACGCGGTCACAATAGCCATAAGAACCGAAGCGAATAACCACAGCGGACGCCGCCCCACGCGGTCGACCGTCCAACACGCAATCGCAGTGACAATGCCCATGAATCCATAGGTCACCGCAAACTGCAAGAATGCAATGGAGCGGTCCTGCAAGCCGGATGCTTCAAACAGCATGGGAATGTAACCACCCATGACGCTCCAACCGGTCCAATTGTTGAAGATCGCGAGCATGAGTCCGATGAAAAGGGCAAAGCGCATACCCGGAGCAAACAGGTCCGACCAACTGCCTGTGTCCTCTTGGAGCGATTCGCGAATGGCCGCCATTTCGGACTCCGCCGATGCAGGTCCGTCGACGCGCGTGAGGATGGCCTGGGCCTCCTCGTGACGGCCACGGCTCGCAAGCCAACGCGGGCTTTCAGGCAGCATCGCAAGCAGGACGATAAACACGGCGACGGGAAGCAGTTCCGATGCGAACATCCAACGCCAACACACGTCTTCAGGGGTGTATTTCACAATTAAGAAGGAGACAAAGGGCGCCGCAACACTACCCACCACGATGGCGAGCTGGTACATAACCCCGAGTCCGCCGCGCATCCTCGGCGGCGCGAGTTCGGAAATATACATGGGCGAGGCCACGGAGCAGAGTCCAACGCCCACGCCGCCGACGATGCGAAAGACATTGAATGTAACGATATCATTCGGAATCGCGGTGAAGATGGACCCTATGCCCAACAACGCGCACGCAACCATCATGGTCTTGTTTCGTCCAATCGCGTCGCACAACCACGAGCCGATGAACGGCCCGATGATGCAACCCAATGAAGCGCTTGCCGTGGCAAAACCGAATCCCACTTCCGTGAGTTGGAACACCTCTTTCAAATAGAGATTGGCCCCGCAAACAATGGCCAGGTCGTATCCGAAGAGGAACCCTCCTACGGATGCGACAAACGCGACGGCAAATGCATACAGCTTGGACTCGCCGTTACCGGCGGCCTGCTTGCCTGGGCCCATGAGACTCCCTCCCCTCAGTAGTTCTCCAACGTCAACCGTTCATGCCCGTGCAGTGCTGAATCAGATTCCCGGCAGGTATCCCGTTCCGAAACGAGCCGAAGACTCGTTGCGGAAATCGGAAATCAACGACATCAACGAAGTGGTGCCTCCATCCGCGACAATGGTCTGCCCGACCACATACCCGGCATCTTCGGAGCACAGAAACACCGCCAATTTGGCGATATCCAACGGCACCCCCGAACGTCCCAACGGCACCTTTTCGGCGGCATCCTTCTTGGCGCCCACTTCGCTGAAGCCGGGTAGTACCTTGTAGTAGTTTTCGACCGTGACCCAGCCGGGTGCGATGGCATTGATTCGAATGCCTTTGTGCGCCAATTCGACGGCAAGCGCCCGCGTGTACGCAATGATTGCGCCCTTGGTGCCCGCGTATACCGAGTGTTCCGGCGCACCCTGTACGCCGTGAATCGACGTGATGTTGCAGATGGCGCCGCCGCCGTGCTCCATCATGTCTTCAACGATGCGTTGCGTGAGGAAGAACTGTGCCCGGATATTCACGTGATACATCCGGTCGAATTGCTCTCGCGTGACCTTCAGAAAGGGTTTGTTAAAGGTGATGCCTGCGTTGTTCACGAGGCAATCCACACCCCCCAGAAACTCCAGCGCGGATTTACCCAGCGCTTCAACGTCATCCACGTTATCGAAGTCCGCCCGAAATGCCGCAGCCCTCCGCCCCATGGCGGCAATCTCTTCAACGGCGCTTTTCGCGCCGGCGTCGCTGTGCGCGTAGTGCAACACCACATCCGCACCTTGGCGCGCGAATTCCAGCGCGATCTCGCGTCCGATTCCCGTGCCCGAACCGGATACCAGCGCCCGCTTCCCTGCCATCTTCATCGCAGCACTCATGCCCCCTCCTCCTACCGTGATGTGTCGCCGGACAAATTCTCCCCGCTCATTCCAGCGGCGCAGTCGATTCGCGAACCACCAGTTCAACGCCCAGCTTCGTGGTTCCTTGAGGCACCTCTTTGCCTGCCAACATATCCAGAAGCGTGCGCACGCACAGATCGGCAATCTGCTTCGCCGGGAAACGAACCGTCGTCAACGGAACACGAAGCATATCGGTGCCAGGCATATCTCCGTTCCCCACGAGCGAAATGTCTCGGGGAATCGACAGCCCCGCCGCGAATATCGCGCGCATCGCCCCGCGCGCCACCACGTCATGACGCGTGAGCAATGCCGTCGGGCGATCCTTCGCCTTAAGCATGTCTGCCACACACGCTTCGGCGGCGGATTCACTGAAATCGACTTCCACAAAGAAGCGCCGGTCCAGCAGAATTCCCGAACTGGAAAACGCGTCTTCCACGCCCCTCAATCGCTGCTTTCCAACCGTGGTAATCCGGGGAATACCCAGATAGCCAATTCGCCGATGCCCCAGATCGATCAAATGCTGAGCCGCCAGCCTCCCCGCTCCGTAGTTGTCCCCCGTGATCTGAGGAACGGAAACTCCGTCGATTTGGCTGTCGAGAATCACCAGCTTGGCGCCGGTTTCGATCAACTCTCGAAAAGCCTCGGGATCGGTCATCGCCCCAGGAACGGCGATGACGCCGTCCACGCGATTCTTCATAAGGCGATCGAGCACCGAGTCGTCTTTGCCCGTTTCGTTTTCGCTCATGAGCAGCAGCGTGGAATATCCGCCCGCGCGCAATCCGCGCTCCACCGCCTCGATACCCGTATGTGACGCGTAGTAGATGCTGGGTTTTGCCAGCACGCCGACCAGGTTGGTCTTTCCATGGGTCAGGCTGCGGGCAATATAGTTGGGACGATATTTCATGGATGTGGCGAGGGATTGAATGCGTTCCCTCGTTCCGATGGAAATGTCCGGCTTGCCTGAGAGCGCCCTCAATACCGTTGAGCGACTCACTCCAGCCACGCGCGCAATGTCATTGACCGTACACGCCATGAGCTTCCTCACACACGTTTTGGTTACGCACTACATACTCGAATCACGTTCTTATTCAGACAATCTTCGGGAAGTTCCCCCCGAAGCAATGCATCAAGATTGAGCGCTGCGCGGCGTTGCAGCTCGCGGCTTGCGCGTTGGCTGTACCACGCATAATGCCCCGTGGCAACCACACGCGGATGCGCAAGCATCTCGTCTCGATTCGATTTGGGCGGTTCGTCTTCGAATACGTCGAGGCCCGCGGCAAAAACGCGGCCCGACGTAAGCGCCTCCGTCAGGGCCTCTTCATCCACGACGGGTCCTCGCGCGGTATTGATAAGAATCGCGTTGGGCCGCATGGCGCCCAGCGCTTTAGCGTCGATTAGATGATGCGTCTCGTCGGTGAGATTGCAGTGGAGACTTACGACGTCGCTAACGTCCAGGAGCCGCTCCAACGAGAATGACTCGACACCGAGCTCCGAGAAGCGCGTCGGCGGGATATACGGGTCGCACGCGACCACGCTTCCGAACAACGCCCGCGCCTTGGCGCACAGGGCGCCGCCGATACGGCCAAGACCGACTATGCCCAGCGTCAACTCGTGCAACTCGGGCATGTGAAACGTTGGGGCGGCGGCGTAGTGCGGGCGCAAACCCGCCATGCCCGCGCGAAGGCCGCGAACGCAGGCGAAGATGAGTGCCAGCGCGTGATCCGATACGGAGTGATTGGCGTAGCCTTGAACGTTGCAGACGGGAATGCCCCGCGCGGTGACTGCGGCAAGGTCGATGTTGTCGTAACCCACCCCGTACCGGACAATCGCTTTCAGGGTCGTCGCGATATCGAGAAAGGCGTCATTGACGTTCGTCCACCTGACCAGCAACCCGTCGGCCCCGTGGGCAAAGGCCGCTTTGCCAGCCCAGTCGTGCCGATCCCCCGGAAAGACGTCCAGGGAATAGCCCGAAGCCCCCAAAATGGCCTGCTCCTGGTCAAAGGAATCGTAGCCCGTATCTATAACCACCACGCGTTTGTGCACGGTAAATGCCTTAATGCGCCGGTCTGCGGCACCCCGCCCCAGCCCCGATTCCAACCAGCCGCACATGTTGGCCGGGGGCCCGTAACCCGCCCAATTCCGTGCCGAACACGGTACCGGACTCGTGTCCGAAGCATAGTCTAACAAGATGCGTTTGTCAAGGGAGACGCCTAACCTCTTTGGATACGCCGAGTTACTGCGTCCAAGCCGACCGCAGTTCGCGCACCGCCAGTGACTTGGCTTGGGCCTTGCCCTCCTTGGAGACTACCTCCAAGGCCTGCTTTGACTCGTCGAAATGAAGACCCATAGGCATGTAGACCGCGCCGCGCTGTGCGAAGATTTCGATAGACATCCGATCGACGAGCAGGCGCAGTGAGAGTTCGCCGTTTTCGAGCTTTACGTTCGCGGACTTGTCGGCACAGGTCAGTTGCTCCTTGGCCACATCGTACTGGACAGGAATGCCACGAACGATGAAACCTACCTCTTTCGCGTCGCCGGGAACAAGAACGGCCTCAATGTCGAAGCAGTCGCCCTGGACTCCTTCGAGCAAGTTCGCGGAAAGCGCAACGTCTTTCCATTCCTTCTTGTTTGCGTAGAGCGACTCGATCTCGCGAACGGGCCACGCGCACATCCGCACGCCGTCAGACGTCGTACGAAGGGTCAGTTCGACGGGGAAATCCATCATTTGATTGAAGGGCATCGACTGGTCGCCGATGGTGCCCCAAGCAATCTGGATGCGGCGGCCATCCTCGACAGGGATGTTGTTATAGGTCTGCGACGCGTAGAAGCAGTTGCCGAACTGGAAGGGCAGTATTTGTGTTTCGGGCGTGTAGGTCTTGCCGTCGAACGTGCCGATGTAGTACTCGCCTGACGCGCCGTAGAGCACCCATTTCTTGTTGTTGGCATCGCCGTCGACGGGCAGTTCGAAGAGTTCGGGGCACTCGTGGAAACACGTCAACTCGCTTTGCTGTGTCCACTGTTTCAAATCCGGCGAATTGAAGATGGCCATGCGCTTGTCGTCGAGATAGAGCACGATCACCCAGCAATTGCCCGGCGCATACCAAAACGCTTTCGGGTCGCGGTTGCCGCCGTTGATATGCGCCTGCACCGGGTTGCCCGAATACTTGGTCCAGGAGCGGCCGCGGTCGTTGCTGTACGCGAGCGACTGCGTAAACGGTTGGTCTTCCGACCACCGGCCCGTTCCGCCTGCCGACGTGTAGACACACACAATCGGAGACTCGTCGCCAGTCTTGAATCCCGTCGTGTTGGCCTCATCAATGACGGCGGAACCAGAGAAGATGGTCCCAAGTTTATCGGGGTGAATGGCATCGCCTAACTCGGTCCAGTGCACAAGGTCCTTGCTGACCGCGTGACCCCACGTCATGTTTCCCCAGTTCCAACCAACGGGATTGTGCTGAAAGAACAGATGATACTCGCCCTTGTAGTAGACGAGTCCGTTCGGATCGTTGTTCCATCCGCGCTGTGGCGAGAAGTGGAATTGCGGACGGAGTCTCTCCTGGTACAGGTTTTCTCCGCCTATAAGCGATTCCGCGAGTGTGGCCTGTTTGAGGGCTGCGTCGGTCTCCAAACCGTCGGCCCACAGGGTCAGCGTATCGCCTTTGAACGCCGTCATGTCGATGGCTACCCAAAAGTCCGGAGTCGAATCGGTCAACTCGATGTCGTACTCGCGCAAAATCTCGTCACCGCGCAGAACGCGCAACAGCGATTTCGAAGCCCCATTCTTAATCGGCAGATTCAGAAAAGGCTTGTCGATCTGGATACTACGCCGCTGCTCGCTATTCATCGGTTCGTCCCCCAACACGATCTGATCCACGTTGATATGCCCCCAACCACCAGTACGCTTGTCTACGATTTGGATTGTGGCCTTCTTTCCGGCGAATTCGCGAACGTCCCACGACTGCCAACGGAGCCGTTCCGAACCGCCAGGCACATCGTTCGGACCTGTCGAGGTGCGAACTTGTTTACCGTCGATCAACAAGTCCATGCAGGTTTCGCCGGGGTACTTGCCGCCGCCGATAAGGAAGCTGATGCAGGGCTTGTCGATAACGAACTCGGGAGAGGTAAGCGTGCCGGTAGCGCCGTCGCCGTTGTGGAAGGAATTCACGAGGGCTTTGCCTTTGAAACCGGTCACGTCCATCTGGCCCTGGAGCGTTCCGCGCGCCGGGTGCGTGCCGAAGGCGTCGCCGGTCACTTTCCACGCGCCGTAATCGGTGTCCTCAAAATCCGCCAGGACCGTCGAGTCCGCAAACGAAGGCAGACACGCCAGCACCCCAACCACCATCGCCCCAATCCATGCCCGAAACATACGTATCCTCCCCTACCGTGCTCGATTGGACAAACGGACGCGTTGACTGTGTCCCCCGATCCCGCGTGTCCGCAATTACCAATAAGAAGGTACAGGGCGAAGGCACGAAACGCAATGCAGGGACCTGCCGCAAAAGAACACAAGGGACGCACAGCGCGGCATGACCGCAACCAAATTGACTCAACCACAGATGAACACCGATTAACGCCGATAAGAGGATCAACCAGACGCGTATGACTTCCCATGTTGTGGCAGAGTCTCCTGGTCCGCCGCGGCGGACCACTCCTAACGACCGCCAAATGTTGTGGCAGGGTCTCCCAGCCATGCGTTCCTATCTATATGCGCAAATCCGTTGCACTCTCCGCAGCGGTGGGCATGCCACGATAGCGACACCAACCTCGCGAAACGAGGGACTTGCGGACTGCGAAAGGCGGGAAAATAGAAGTATGAGGTGGACGCAACTCGCCGCGACGTGTATTCGTAGCGCGACCCACTTGGGTATCCTGAGCGGAACAACCTGCCAGCATCCCCTCTTGTCATCCTGAGCGGGGGAACCGCGCGAGCGCGGGTTTTGGTGATAGAAACGACGGGCAGGGAGTCGGCCCTGACTCGGCATCGGACAACATGTGATCTCGTTCACTACTCACACCGTCTGTTCCTCTTGCGCGCCGCACGGCGCAGAACATAATAGCCTGGGGCAGAGTCCTCCGAAGCCCCAAGACGCAGTCGAGGGGCGAAGGAGGACGCCGCCCCAGGTCAGCAGCCCACCCTAATAGCCGCTCTGAAGGAGCACCACATGCAAGAGACTCGGCTTGTTTCTCAGGAGCGAAGCGAAGGATCTGGCAATAAACTCACTGCACCAACCATCCGGTGCTGCGTTCACCTTCTGCTTTGTTCAAGCCAGATTCTTCGCTACGCTCAGAATGACAAATGGTTGTCTGTCTCTCAAGCGCCGTTCCTCAACCGCTGCGGTGTGGCATATCAGTGGTAGAAACAGAAGCCAAGCGGACGGCCTCTTCTCTTGAGTGCCGTAGGCACGGCAGACTCTAGCTTGGGGTGAGATTCGCGGCAACGACGTAAATCGAAACCCCAGGTTACAGCCCCCAATCAACGTGAGCCCTGTAAGGGCGAAAGCAACTTACACGATCCGTTTCTTAGGAGCGAAGCGAAGGACCTGGCAACTAACGCACTACGCCAACCACCGGGAGCTGCACTCCACTTTCTACTGTGTTCAAGCCAGATTCTTCGCTACGCTCAGAATGACAAGTGGTTGTCTGTCCTTCACGCGCCGTCCCTCAACCGCTGCGGTGTGGCATACCCACCTTTCCGCAACTCCTGCGAATCCGCCACGCCCTCCATCCGCCGCATCCCCGTCTTGCCTCGACCGAGTGCAACGAACTCGCGCATGTATACGGGGCGTTTCATACGAGGGCTAGAACCATGTCCACTGACGTTTGCGCCGGTTGCGTCGCCCGGACGGCTTGCGCGAGTGACCATTCTTCCGGGGCGCCCCCCTTGCCCCGTCACTGCCGGGGGCTTACGCCAAACAATTAATGCTCCCCCCGGCTGTTGCCGGGGGGAGCATCGCTCTTTGAATCTGTCTAGCTTGCCGCTTCACACGCCCGGCGTCATGTGACACCTTGCGCGCAAGCGGGGCCTTTGATTATATGGAGAAGAACAGGCCGACAGGCTTGCTGAATGGGCCTTCGTCGCCGGGATACTTCTGGAACGCGACGTGACCATCCATATACAGGGCGTTGCCGCCACCGGGGACGTGGTTGTAATCGGCGATTTCGTTGGAGATGCGATCGCACATGACGAAATTCTCGCTCTGGGCGCTTGCCGATGCGGCAGGATTGTTGATGTCGCTGATCAGGAAACGTTCGACACCCTCGCGCAAGCGGTAGATGGTTGTGCCACCGCCGTTACCGACCACGGCGTTCAGGGCGACGACCGTGGGAACGCTGGTCAGGTCGAGATCCTGCTCGAGGTCGCCCCACATAGCTTCTGCCGAAACCCAGGTCGTGCTTGTAATATCATCGACCGTGAGGAACATTGCGGCAAATTGGGAACTCACACCAGGATATACGGCTGCCAGGGTGGGATCATTTGCGCCAATCTTGTCCAGCATGTAACCGATGTAGAAGTAGCTCTGAGTATCGCCTTCGGAGAAATCTGTGCAGGTCGTCGTGAAGCAATAGTTCCCGTTCGCATCCTTTAGATCGTCAACGCTCGCCTGAGCATCGGACGGACAAATGAGGATGTTGGGGTCGGTAAGGTATTCGGGATACACACCCATCGGGATGTATTTCGAATCCTTGCTCTGTCCATTTGACGAGTCCCAGTAGATAGTGGCGAATGGCCATTTCTCGCCTTTGGACTCGTTGGCGTACATCTTGAAAATCAGGCCCCATTGCTTCAAGTTGTTTGCGCAGCTTGCGCGGCGGGCGGCTTCGCGGGCGCGGGCCAGCGCCGGAAGCAGAATTGCCGCCAGGATACCGATGATGGCGATCACGACCAACAATTCGATGAGCGTGAAACCTCTCTTCTTCATGACATCTCCCTTTCTTTTCAATGATGACTCCGCAACCACAACGCATACTCAAGAGTGGAACGCCTTCAGCGCGACCGTCTCTTGAGAGGTCTGACTCGGAGGTCAATCGGTGAGTACCCCCAACCGGTTAGGGGATTTCGCCGGTATGACATCGTTGTCGTAACACATTTATACCAGATCGTCTGAAATCTGTCAATACCGTCTCTGAGCAAGGTTTCTTATTCCTTATAACTAAACAAATCATTGTTGCATAATAATTTACGAATGGTTAGATTTGCGCGATCTTAGACGAAAAGTCTCCTCAAAACGCAAAAGTGCCTGGCATTGCCTGTCTATCGTTGTCTTTTTTTTGTTGGACATCCTTGTCGTGTCGGATTCCGTATTAACGTCATCGTTTTGTATCACGGAATCGGTCGGTAGATAAGGGTTGCCGTATGCAATGAGGTCCTCCCGCTTGAACTTTTTTGTGATGTGGAACCACACTGTCTGGGGGGGCAACGGGTGCAACATGAGGTCGGTAAAGGGGAGACTAGCTGATGCAAGCTTTGGTGCCTCCGCTGATACGTGAATTCCTTTCGCGGAAGCGGATTGCGGTTGCGGGTGTTTCGCGTGATAGCAAGGGAAGTCCGGCAAATGCAATCTATCGAAAGCTGAGTGATTCGGGATATGTGGTGTCCGCCGTGAATCCGAAATCGGAAGTGGTGGAGGGGGAGGTGTGCTACCCGGACCTCAAGTCGATTCCCGAATTGCCCGAAGCGGTTGTAACGGTTACGCAACCGGAGGCCACAATGTCTGTGGCCAGGCAGTGCGCGGAACTCGGGATTGATCTGTTGTGGATGCATCAGTCGTTCAGAATGCTGGGTACGAGCGTCTCCGAAGAAGCAGTCCGGTTTTGTGAAGAGCGCGGGATAAAAGTGATTCGCGGGGCGTGTCCTATGATGTTTGTTGAGCCGGTGGATGTGGCGCACAAGTGTGGCCGTTGGTTGCTACGCGCTACCGGCAGCCTTCCCAAGTGAAGACATCATTCGCCGCCGTTGAAGAAATGGGGCGCAACACCCGTCATCCAGATACCTCCACTACGATTTAGATGTAGAAAGATCGATATCCTGACTGACGGCCTGGCCTTCTTGGAGCGTGAAAGGGACTTCGTGCCAGTTGGGTTCATAGGGATTGTCTGAGTTCTCGCGGTAGACCATGAGCATGCTCTCGCCAGCCCATACGCGGTCAAAGTGGAAACTGCCGTTTACATCTGTTGTACCGCTCAGTTGCTCCGTGTAATCGGCGGATGCGTGCACGAGTCTCACGTAGGTATTGGCGACGGGTTCCCCTTCATTGAGAATATGGCCGTCCAGAGAGCCCGTGCCGCGTGTGTACGTGAATTCCATCGAAAGTGAATCACCAGCCTTCAGTTCGAAGTTCTTTATGAGTCGATGAGACTCACCTCGATTGGGAAGCACGCACAGTTCGACGGGACCGGCTGAGAGTCCCACCAACCGGAACTTTCCTGACTTCGAGACGTTTTGACGCATACGCGGCAGCGTCCGGTTACCGGGGTAACGGAGGTCCACCACGAGATCCAGAATTGTTCCGTCTTGATGTACGATTCCGTCAATAGTGGATTGCGCGGGGAGGACGATACGATTCTGTCCAGTTAGCGCAGACTCGCCGACACCATATCCCGCTTGGTAGGCATAGAGGCGAGTGATGTCGATAGGCAGGCTATCCACCGTGAACCGGCCTTGCGCATCGGTGCGCGCGGCTGCCGCGCGGTCCATGCGATCGGCGGACACATCCGAGACGTAATACACGTAGGCTCCGTCGATAGGTTCACCCGCTTCGTTCACGACGATACCAGAAACGCGTGGACTTGGTTTTAGGCGGAGTTCGATTTCCGTGGGAGAACCTTCCCCTATATCGACGTATTGCCACACGGGGGCGTATCCCGGTGCCAATGCGACGACCGTAATTGTCTCTGATGAGACGTGGTCCTGCGAGAATGTACCGTCCACACTCTGATAGGGTTGCACACACGAAAACATCATCTCATTGAGAGTCTGCGACTGTCCGAGCAAGTACCCCAGTGAAAAGGCCTGAATCGGAGCCCCCGTGTCCTCGGCGACCACGCGGCCCTGAAGTTGGCCATGTCCTCGCAGGACAATTTCTATGCCGGTCGCGCCGGCATCGACAGTCTCTCGCGTTTGTGAGAAGCCTTCACGTTCGATTGAGACTTGATACTCGCGATCGTCGAGCCCTGTAATCCGGAATTTGCCTTGCGAGTCCGAGTATACCGTTTCCGCGTTTGCCGCAATGCACGACACCCGCGCACCTACGACCGGCTGCTTGTTCTTGTCCACAACACGGCCTTCTATGGAAAGGCCGCCACTTTCGCCATACGTGATTTCGATGCCGGATCGGTTCTCACCGGGGAGCAGTTTCACCCGGAGGTATTCCTCGTTCGTGCTGAATCCGTTCGCAGATTGCGGTGTTACGACTACGGCGAATTCCGTTGGGGGGAGATTGGCGAATCGGAACTGCCCTTTGGTGTCTGTGCTTGCGGATTCCTCTACGCCGAATACGCTTTCGTCTTTGCGCAGCAGGTACAACTGCGCCCCTTGTATGGGGTCACTGTTCCCGTCGATTACTCTGCCACTCAGCGACGCGCTCTTGGGTTGGTCGAGTTTCAAGACGAGGTCGTTAACACCGTCCTTTCCCAAGACGATACTTTCTTGAAGAGTGCTTTCCATCGTTGCATTTCGCGCTTGAAGGCTGACGCGGTCCATAGAGGTGGGGGCGTACAGCAGGAATTTTCCGTCTGATTCCGATTGAGCAGTGATGGTATTGAAAGAGTTGGAATCCGCAGATCTTGCCGCCACCTTGGCCTCAGCGACGGGGTTGCCCGATGTGTCCAGAACCGTTCCTGCCACGGGCAGGCCCTTATGGAGAATGAAGTCGATTCCAGTTGCAG comes from Candidatus Hydrogenedentota bacterium and encodes:
- a CDS encoding sugar porter family MFS transporter, which gives rise to MGPGKQAAGNGESKLYAFAVAFVASVGGFLFGYDLAIVCGANLYLKEVFQLTEVGFGFATASASLGCIIGPFIGSWLCDAIGRNKTMMVACALLGIGSIFTAIPNDIVTFNVFRIVGGVGVGLCSVASPMYISELAPPRMRGGLGVMYQLAIVVGSVAAPFVSFLIVKYTPEDVCWRWMFASELLPVAVFIVLLAMLPESPRWLASRGRHEEAQAILTRVDGPASAESEMAAIRESLQEDTGSWSDLFAPGMRFALFIGLMLAIFNNWTGWSVMGGYIPMLFEASGLQDRSIAFLQFAVTYGFMGIVTAIACWTVDRVGRRPLWLFASVLMAIVTALAGAVFHFHLSGGLVLLVIILCTIPHGLALGPLPWLMMSEIFPTRLRAKAVSITTAFLWFTILSGTWVFPIITGYSTRMTGSVGGAFWLFTVVCIFSFFFGLWVLPETKGRTLEEISASWKRKQS
- a CDS encoding glucose 1-dehydrogenase; amino-acid sequence: MKMAGKRALVSGSGTGIGREIALEFARQGADVVLHYAHSDAGAKSAVEEIAAMGRRAAAFRADFDNVDDVEALGKSALEFLGGVDCLVNNAGITFNKPFLKVTREQFDRMYHVNIRAQFFLTQRIVEDMMEHGGGAICNITSIHGVQGAPEHSVYAGTKGAIIAYTRALAVELAHKGIRINAIAPGWVTVENYYKVLPGFSEVGAKKDAAEKVPLGRSGVPLDIAKLAVFLCSEDAGYVVGQTIVADGGTTSLMSLISDFRNESSARFGTGYLPGI
- a CDS encoding LacI family transcriptional regulator, which gives rise to MACTVNDIARVAGVSRSTVLRALSGKPDISIGTRERIQSLATSMKYRPNYIARSLTHGKTNLVGVLAKPSIYYASHTGIEAVERGLRAGGYSTLLLMSENETGKDDSVLDRLMKNRVDGVIAVPGAMTDPEAFRELIETGAKLVILDSQIDGVSVPQITGDNYGAGRLAAQHLIDLGHRRIGYLGIPRITTVGKQRLRGVEDAFSSSGILLDRRFFVEVDFSESAAEACVADMLKAKDRPTALLTRHDVVARGAMRAIFAAGLSIPRDISLVGNGDMPGTDMLRVPLTTVRFPAKQIADLCVRTLLDMLAGKEVPQGTTKLGVELVVRESTAPLE
- a CDS encoding C-terminal binding protein, translated to MCGWLESGLGRGAADRRIKAFTVHKRVVVIDTGYDSFDQEQAILGASGYSLDVFPGDRHDWAGKAAFAHGADGLLVRWTNVNDAFLDIATTLKAIVRYGVGYDNIDLAAVTARGIPVCNVQGYANHSVSDHALALIFACVRGLRAGMAGLRPHYAAAPTFHMPELHELTLGIVGLGRIGGALCAKARALFGSVVACDPYIPPTRFSELGVESFSLERLLDVSDVVSLHCNLTDETHHLIDAKALGAMRPNAILINTARGPVVDEEALTEALTSGRVFAAGLDVFEDEPPKSNRDEMLAHPRVVATGHYAWYSQRASRELQRRAALNLDALLRGELPEDCLNKNVIRVCSA
- a CDS encoding glycoside hydrolase family 32 protein, encoding MFRAWIGAMVVGVLACLPSFADSTVLADFEDTDYGAWKVTGDAFGTHPARGTLQGQMDVTGFKGKALVNSFHNGDGATGTLTSPEFVIDKPCISFLIGGGKYPGETCMDLLIDGKQVRTSTGPNDVPGGSERLRWQSWDVREFAGKKATIQIVDKRTGGWGHINVDQIVLGDEPMNSEQRRSIQIDKPFLNLPIKNGASKSLLRVLRGDEILREYDIELTDSTPDFWVAIDMTAFKGDTLTLWADGLETDAALKQATLAESLIGGENLYQERLRPQFHFSPQRGWNNDPNGLVYYKGEYHLFFQHNPVGWNWGNMTWGHAVSKDLVHWTELGDAIHPDKLGTIFSGSAVIDEANTTGFKTGDESPIVCVYTSAGGTGRWSEDQPFTQSLAYSNDRGRSWTKYSGNPVQAHINGGNRDPKAFWYAPGNCWVIVLYLDDKRMAIFNSPDLKQWTQQSELTCFHECPELFELPVDGDANNKKWVLYGASGEYYIGTFDGKTYTPETQILPFQFGNCFYASQTYNNIPVEDGRRIQIAWGTIGDQSMPFNQMMDFPVELTLRTTSDGVRMCAWPVREIESLYANKKEWKDVALSANLLEGVQGDCFDIEAVLVPGDAKEVGFIVRGIPVQYDVAKEQLTCADKSANVKLENGELSLRLLVDRMSIEIFAQRGAVYMPMGLHFDESKQALEVVSKEGKAQAKSLAVRELRSAWTQ
- a CDS encoding prepilin-type N-terminal cleavage/methylation domain-containing protein → MKKRGFTLIELLVVIAIIGILAAILLPALARAREAARRASCANNLKQWGLIFKMYANESKGEKWPFATIYWDSSNGQSKDSKYIPMGVYPEYLTDPNILICPSDAQASVDDLKDANGNYCFTTTCTDFSEGDTQSYFYIGYMLDKIGANDPTLAAVYPGVSSQFAAMFLTVDDITSTTWVSAEAMWGDLEQDLDLTSVPTVVALNAVVGNGGGTTIYRLREGVERFLISDINNPAASASAQSENFVMCDRISNEIADYNHVPGGGNALYMDGHVAFQKYPGDEGPFSKPVGLFFSI